The Pagrus major chromosome 1, Pma_NU_1.0 genome includes the window TCCCTCTGACAGGAGGACTGGGTGGAGGTGTAGGGAGGGTGcaagcagctccagcagtctTGTCTTCAGTTGCACAACCACAGCCTTGATGTGTGGCAGCGCTATCTGAGAGCGACAGAACTTTGTCTGTGGACGGGGTCGTCTCTGGTCTGGTCCTTGTATCATCAGGGAGATGCTGCGTCACAGACATTGTAGAGTTATTAACAGCACTGGTGATGGTGGCTTTAACTTCACCTGTGGAGGTCTGTTGTTTGCACTCAGCAGCAGTGTTAAGGCAGTTCACCTGCGATTCATCAGCAGTTTGAGTAATATCCTTGAGTTTAGAGGCTCTGCTGTGCTGAGTTATGTTTGTAGGTGAACGGTCTACAGGTCCGCAGTAATCATGATCGGAGGATATAGATGCATAAAtgtgaggagaggggagagcaGCAGGGAACTCTGGGAGGTTACTGTGTGTCTTCTTGGACGGTAGAGGACGGGGATCGATTATTTGAATGGCCTTGGATGGAGGATTTTTGCGCTTTGCTGGCAGATCTTgtagagtgctgaggatgattTCAGTGCCAAGGGGCTCTGGGATGTCCACTCCCTGTGACATTTGAAGACGAGGTAAATTCCTGAGGGTTTTTGGGGTCCCGGGTGAGTCTGAAGTGCTTAAAGTTTCAAGTTGTTCCACTTGGGGCTCAGCTCGCTCCTCCTTagctggaggaagaagaacaaaaagtgGTTACACAAGACCTGACGTGAGTATCAGCCACACAGTGTTATCAGTAATCTGATCGCTCACCTTGTGTTTCCTCAAACTGTTCCAGCAGGCTGGTCAGGTCAGGTGCTTCAATTCctgaagtagaagaagaaacagacatGACTTACTTTAGAATATGTTTATTTCTCCACAAATTCTTAGCATCTTCAGCTTTAGTTGCTTCATTGTGTCAGATTTAGCGGCCATGTCTCAACAGTTTACCTGAGTTAGCTGTTGTAGTCTGTTCTCTGCAGCCAAACTGAGGAGTTGGCAGTGGTTCCTCTTGTGGGGAATTACTGGGGGAAACCTCTGGCAGTGTTTCCTTTACTGGTGTGTGAGCATCTATTTGACTAGATGACACAGTCTTTGGTTCCGGCTTGGTTTCTTTTGTCGGGTTCTGACTGCATTTCTGAGTCCTTAACAAAGGTTTGACTCGTGCTGGAGATATAGCGGAGGCACCTGAAGCTATCTCTGTGagcttgtttttaatttcctgAAACTGGATGGTGCAGTCCTGAGGTTTTAACACCTCAGGGTTTGGCCCTAATGAGGATGGCTGTTGTTGAAGAGATGTGcctgaggatttattttggaTTTTCTGAAAGTGCCTGGTGCTGTCGAGGTCGGAGTCTCTGTTGAGGAATTCCACTTTGGACTCTGGTGAGGAGTGGTCAGTGGATGGTGAGGTCGTTCGGCTTACTGGCAGGGGGAGGAGGACAGGATTTGGGGGATCACTACTGAGCAGTGGTGGTTTCTTTActggactttttttgttttcaggcacAATAACATTTGGGTTAGCTGTGACTGCTGGCAGTGGACTAGCGGGGGAGATGGTTTTGGATTCAGTCCTTGGGCGCTTTAATCCACTGCAACGTAGAGGACTGGATGGTTTGGCCTCTGAGGGGTGAGGCCTGGGTGGAGTAGAGGTGCGATGGGTCTTGTGACCTGGAGTTTGAGATCTATGGAGCTGATCAGCACCACTTCTCTTACCATCTGGATAAAGTTGTGTTGTCTTTGGTCCATGGCCGTTTTGTCTTTGCCCCTGTAAACAGAGGATGGGGGTCAGCTCCTTGGGGGGCTCAGAAACAGAGGGCCACTTGGTGGTGTAGTTCCCCTGTTTCTCCACCAGGGGCTGTCTCTTTTGGCGAAGCTGTCTGTACTGTTGGAGGCTGAGTGATTTGGCCTTTGTCTCACCTTTAGGCGGCAGAACTTCAGCTTTGTTACTATTCATTTCTGAGGCCGCTGTTTGGGGTTCAAGTGCTGAGCCAGCTGGATTTTCAAGTGCTTTTGTGCTGTTCAGTGGAGCCGACAAAGTTTCACTTGTGTGCCCTGTTAGGTTTTTCTCGTTCATTCCCTTTTCCACTGATTCATCAAAGGGAAGCACTTGAACGGGGCCGAAGCtcaccctcttcttctctctggaTGGCTGAGCTCTAGATGAGTTTCCATTCAGCAACACACTCTTCAAGAGTTTGTCATTATCACGTTCTTCATCTCCCCTTTCTTCCTCCTTTGTTACCTCATCATCAGACACAACATTTATCTCTTCATCGCTCTCTCCAGTGGGTCTCTCATACTTCCACACCTCCTCCTGAGAGAATAATGTGTCTCTAGTCAGGTTATCCCCGTCCTCTTCCACATGCAGCTTCAGACTGTAGGAGTGCATGACCTTCACCAGGTTGATGAGAGAAGTTGAGGTGAAGACCTCGACTTCAGCCTCTGCTTTCTTATTTTTGGACTGaaacaatgtttgattttgCTGTTTGAGCAGCTGTGGAGGGCCGTTTTTCTCTAATTTGCTCTCATCTTCCTTTTCTCCATCAATCTTAATTGTGAATGTTATGTTTGGCGATTTGGATCTTGGTCTAAGTCTGTCGGCAAGGGATAGTTCCTGaagacaagagagaaagaaaaagaaacagatctTTAGAACAGCAGAAAATGTTATTAATCGGACATTATATATAAGTCTATTTTGTAGGTACTTCACTACTCTGCTCAAAAATATTCTGTTGTTTGTCAAAGCCTGTGATTGATCCTTATCTAAGCTATCA containing:
- the LOC141001530 gene encoding uncharacterized protein, translated to MWSSKMAARWRRKDGDLNAGSSDLLTSSTPHQLLLSQSDVEDVEMDTQSCMDHSILAIFEDSTVASEDKNGAEEESATLLSALTEMLDSVEDDDGTLSPFDTLPDTQLLTHPERRDNLVELSLADRLRPRSKSPNITFTIKIDGEKEDESKLEKNGPPQLLKQQNQTLFQSKNKKAEAEVEVFTSTSLINLVKVMHSYSLKLHVEEDGDNLTRDTLFSQEEVWKYERPTGESDEEINVVSDDEVTKEEERGDEERDNDKLLKSVLLNGNSSRAQPSREKKRVSFGPVQVLPFDESVEKGMNEKNLTGHTSETLSAPLNSTKALENPAGSALEPQTAASEMNSNKAEVLPPKGETKAKSLSLQQYRQLRQKRQPLVEKQGNYTTKWPSVSEPPKELTPILCLQGQRQNGHGPKTTQLYPDGKRSGADQLHRSQTPGHKTHRTSTPPRPHPSEAKPSSPLRCSGLKRPRTESKTISPASPLPAVTANPNVIVPENKKSPVKKPPLLSSDPPNPVLLPLPVSRTTSPSTDHSSPESKVEFLNRDSDLDSTRHFQKIQNKSSGTSLQQQPSSLGPNPEVLKPQDCTIQFQEIKNKLTEIASGASAISPARVKPLLRTQKCSQNPTKETKPEPKTVSSSQIDAHTPVKETLPEVSPSNSPQEEPLPTPQFGCREQTTTANSGIEAPDLTSLLEQFEETQAKEERAEPQVEQLETLSTSDSPGTPKTLRNLPRLQMSQGVDIPEPLGTEIILSTLQDLPAKRKNPPSKAIQIIDPRPLPSKKTHSNLPEFPAALPSPHIYASISSDHDYCGPVDRSPTNITQHSRASKLKDITQTADESQVNCLNTAAECKQQTSTGEVKATITSAVNNSTMSVTQHLPDDTRTRPETTPSTDKVLSLSDSAATHQGCGCATEDKTAGAACTLPTPPPSPPVRGRDKRRFRRRSPCSDSSSSSCSSSSSSSSSSSSSASPSPKRQKRRHKRSESSSCSSSLSCSPSCSPPRHYRLSCSRSRCSRSRSRSWSQSRSPSRSRSPSPQICRRRWKDVYRSRESRKLRREHEIRIQKLKAIDERRVVYVGRICRSMTHSELRERFSQFGDVECVSLHFRERGDHYAFVTFYNMDDAFAAIDNGGKLRRPDELPFDLCFGGRRQFCNSNYADLDANRDAEPSPAKNRFEDLDFDQLLKQAQRGLKR